From a single Mesorhizobium shangrilense genomic region:
- a CDS encoding tripartite tricarboxylate transporter TctB family protein, with the protein MSQATHHDAKRRPDWAALVIAAALAVVAVVIAWSTASHGTGASYARVGPTTMPYVIAVAFGGLSIWTAFEAFRGEFPEREHQELSPILWIVGGLAAQMLLLKVAGFSIATGLLFAATVRAFGRGPLWKTIPIGIALSFVIWIIFARGLQLSLPAGLLEHLF; encoded by the coding sequence ATGAGCCAGGCGACCCATCATGACGCGAAGCGCCGCCCCGACTGGGCGGCGCTTGTCATCGCGGCGGCCCTGGCGGTCGTTGCCGTGGTGATCGCGTGGAGCACCGCCAGCCACGGCACCGGCGCCAGCTATGCGCGCGTTGGCCCGACCACCATGCCCTACGTCATTGCGGTGGCGTTCGGCGGCCTGTCGATCTGGACCGCCTTCGAGGCGTTTCGCGGCGAATTCCCGGAACGCGAGCATCAGGAACTCAGCCCGATCCTTTGGATCGTCGGCGGCCTCGCCGCCCAGATGCTGTTGCTCAAGGTCGCCGGCTTCTCGATTGCCACGGGCCTGCTCTTTGCCGCGACCGTGCGCGCCTTCGGCAGGGGGCCGTTGTGGAAGACCATACCCATCGGCATCGCGCTGTCATTCGTGATCTGGATTATATTCGCCAGGGGACTGCAGCTCTCGCTGCCCGCCGGCCTGCTCGAACATCTGTTCTGA
- the rimP gene encoding ribosome maturation factor RimP: protein MTATATEGDDRIIRESGIDARIAQIVQPVLRGIGFRLVRVHLSGQNGLTLQIMAERDDGTMTVEDCEEVSRAVSPALDVDDPIEKAYHLEVSSPGIDRPLVRKSDFVTWTGHLVKMETSILVADRKRFKGKIAEAGEDDVLIERDVAAYGQEPTVRVPYDAIADVRLILTDDLIRDALSKDNRERKEAKKRRGEPDDAPEGAEDETEQEL from the coding sequence ATGACTGCAACGGCAACCGAGGGCGACGACCGCATCATCCGTGAAAGCGGCATCGATGCACGCATCGCGCAGATCGTGCAACCGGTGCTGCGCGGCATCGGCTTCCGCCTCGTGCGGGTGCATCTGTCCGGGCAGAACGGCCTGACATTGCAGATCATGGCCGAGCGCGACGACGGCACCATGACCGTCGAGGATTGCGAAGAGGTCAGCCGCGCGGTGTCGCCGGCGCTCGACGTCGATGATCCGATCGAAAAGGCGTATCATCTTGAAGTGTCGTCGCCGGGCATCGACCGGCCGTTGGTCCGCAAATCGGATTTTGTGACCTGGACCGGCCATCTGGTGAAGATGGAAACCTCGATCCTCGTTGCCGACCGCAAGCGGTTCAAGGGCAAGATCGCCGAAGCCGGTGAAGACGATGTGCTCATCGAGCGCGACGTGGCGGCCTATGGCCAGGAACCGACGGTGCGCGTGCCCTATGATGCGATCGCCGACGTAAGGCTGATCCTGACCGACGATCTCATTCGCGATGCGTTGTCGAAGGACAACCGGGAACGCAAGGAAGCGAAGAAACGCCGCGGCGAACCCGATGATGCACCCGAGGGTGCGGAAGACGAAACCGAACAGGAACTGTGA
- a CDS encoding Bug family tripartite tricarboxylate transporter substrate binding protein produces the protein MKQFTLAAIITGMLALPAMAADYKIMAPAAPGGGWDQTARSMQTALQDEKISGSVQVNNVPGAGGTIGLAQFVNQANGDPAQLIVGGYVMVGAILTNASPVTLDQVTPIARLTGEYEALVVPAASDIKDMAGLVAKLKADPGAVSWGGGSAGGTDHITAGLIAKAIGVDPTKVNYIAFSGGGEALAAILGGQVTVGISGYGEFESQIKAGQLRIIGISSDAKVDGIDAPTFKEGGVDVAIQNWRMVAAAPGLSADQKAAVVADVDKMVQSASWQKILADKGWANTYLAGDDFTAQLKKDTDATAAILKDIGLVK, from the coding sequence GTGAAACAGTTCACTTTGGCAGCCATCATCACCGGCATGCTCGCCCTGCCGGCCATGGCGGCCGACTACAAGATCATGGCTCCGGCGGCACCCGGCGGCGGCTGGGACCAGACGGCACGTTCCATGCAGACCGCGCTGCAGGATGAAAAGATCTCGGGCAGCGTCCAGGTCAACAACGTCCCAGGCGCCGGCGGCACCATCGGCCTTGCCCAGTTCGTCAACCAGGCCAATGGCGATCCGGCCCAGCTCATCGTCGGCGGCTATGTCATGGTCGGCGCTATCCTGACCAATGCGTCGCCGGTCACGCTCGACCAGGTCACGCCCATCGCGCGCCTGACCGGCGAATATGAAGCGCTCGTCGTGCCCGCTGCTTCCGACATCAAGGACATGGCCGGCCTCGTTGCCAAGCTCAAGGCCGATCCCGGCGCGGTGTCATGGGGCGGCGGCTCGGCCGGCGGCACCGACCACATCACGGCGGGCCTGATCGCCAAGGCCATTGGCGTCGATCCCACCAAGGTCAATTATATCGCCTTCTCGGGCGGCGGTGAGGCGCTGGCGGCGATCCTGGGTGGCCAGGTGACGGTCGGCATCTCCGGCTATGGCGAATTCGAATCCCAGATCAAGGCTGGTCAGCTCCGCATCATCGGCATTTCCAGCGACGCCAAGGTCGACGGCATCGACGCGCCGACCTTCAAGGAAGGCGGCGTCGATGTCGCCATCCAGAACTGGCGCATGGTTGCCGCCGCCCCAGGCCTCTCGGCCGACCAGAAGGCCGCGGTGGTCGCTGACGTCGACAAGATGGTCCAGTCGGCCTCCTGGCAGAAGATCCTCGCCGACAAGGGCTGGGCGAACACCTATCTCGCTGGCGACGACTTCACCGCGCAGCTGAAGAAGGACACGGACGCGACCGCGGCGATCCTGAAAGACATCGGCCTGGTGAAATGA
- the nusA gene encoding transcription termination factor NusA, which yields MVVSANRLELLQIADAVAREKSIDKSIVIAAMADAIQKAARSRYGQETNIRADINANTGEMKLQRLMEVVEKVDDYATQIAISSARERNPDAQLGDFIAEQLPPMDFGRIAAQSAKQVIVQKVREAERDRQYDEYKDRIGEIVNGTVKRVEYGNVIVDLGRGEAIIRRDELIPRENYKYGDRVRAYVYDVRREQRGPQIFLSRTHPQFMAKLFTMEVPEIYDGIIEIKSVARDPGSRAKIAVISRDSSIDPVGACVGMRGSRVQAVVGELQGEKIDIIPWSPSAASFIVNALQPAEVAKVVLDEDAERIEVVVPDDQLSLAIGRRGQNVRLASQLTGWDIDILTEAEESERRQKEFVERSSLFMEALDVDEMVGQVLASEGFTSVEEVAYVDSSEIASIDGFDEDTASEIQTRAREYLEKIEAEHDDKRKALGVTDELREIPGITTAMMVTLGEDGVKTIEDFAGYAADDLTGWKERKDGETKVYPGVLASHGVSRADAEQMVLAARLKAGWITEDELVAEDVSADEAVGA from the coding sequence ATGGTTGTAAGCGCCAACAGGCTTGAACTGCTGCAGATCGCCGACGCGGTCGCGCGTGAAAAGTCGATCGACAAGTCGATCGTCATCGCCGCCATGGCTGATGCGATCCAGAAGGCCGCGCGCTCGCGTTACGGCCAGGAAACCAATATCCGCGCCGACATCAACGCCAACACCGGCGAGATGAAGCTGCAGCGGCTGATGGAAGTGGTCGAGAAGGTCGACGACTATGCCACGCAGATCGCCATTTCCTCGGCCCGCGAGCGCAATCCCGACGCGCAGCTCGGCGACTTCATCGCCGAACAGCTGCCGCCGATGGATTTCGGCCGCATCGCCGCCCAGTCGGCCAAGCAGGTCATCGTGCAGAAGGTGCGCGAAGCCGAGCGCGACCGCCAGTACGACGAATACAAGGATCGCATCGGCGAGATCGTCAACGGCACCGTCAAGCGCGTCGAGTACGGCAACGTCATCGTCGATCTCGGCCGTGGCGAGGCGATCATCCGCCGCGACGAGCTGATCCCGCGCGAGAACTACAAGTATGGCGACCGCGTCCGCGCCTATGTCTATGACGTGCGCCGCGAACAGCGCGGCCCGCAGATCTTCCTGTCGCGTACCCATCCGCAGTTCATGGCCAAGCTCTTCACCATGGAAGTGCCGGAAATCTACGACGGCATCATCGAGATCAAGTCGGTCGCCCGTGACCCGGGTTCGCGCGCCAAGATCGCCGTCATCTCGCGTGACTCTTCGATCGATCCGGTCGGTGCCTGCGTCGGTATGCGCGGCAGCCGCGTCCAGGCGGTCGTCGGCGAATTGCAGGGCGAGAAGATCGACATCATTCCGTGGTCGCCTTCGGCCGCGTCCTTCATCGTCAACGCGCTGCAGCCGGCGGAAGTCGCCAAGGTCGTGCTCGACGAGGATGCCGAGCGCATCGAAGTCGTGGTTCCCGACGACCAGCTGTCGCTGGCCATCGGCCGTCGCGGCCAGAACGTGCGCCTCGCTTCGCAGCTCACCGGCTGGGACATCGATATCCTGACCGAGGCTGAAGAATCCGAGCGCCGCCAGAAGGAATTCGTCGAGCGCTCGTCGCTGTTCATGGAAGCGCTCGATGTCGACGAAATGGTCGGCCAGGTGCTCGCCTCCGAAGGCTTCACCAGTGTCGAGGAAGTCGCCTATGTCGATTCGAGCGAAATCGCCTCGATCGACGGCTTCGACGAGGACACAGCTTCCGAGATCCAGACCCGCGCCCGCGAGTATCTGGAGAAGATCGAAGCCGAGCATGACGACAAGCGCAAGGCGCTGGGCGTCACGGACGAGTTGCGTGAAATTCCCGGCATCACCACGGCAATGATGGTGACGCTCGGCGAGGACGGCGTGAAGACGATCGAGGATTTCGCCGGCTATGCGGCTGACGACCTGACTGGCTGGAAGGAACGCAAGGACGGCGAGACGAAGGTCTATCCGGGTGTGCTCGCCAGCCACGGCGTGTCGCGCGCCGATGCCGAGCAGATGGTTCTGGCCGCCCGCCTCAAGGCTGGCTGGATCACCGAAGACGAGCTTGTGGCCGAAGACGTTTCGGCTGACGAAGCCGTTGGTGCGTGA
- a CDS encoding response regulator transcription factor, with protein MRILVVEDNATLASGLAAVLKGSGYAVDVVGDGASAVAVVATERFDLVILDLNLPEMDGIDVLRTIRGRQDDVAVLILSARHSLTEKVTGLNLGADDYMVKPFDVDELEARVRTLMRRRAGLKAAVVSFGDVVLDLNTRGFSWRGATIDIPARELALLETLFMRAGKVVAKQAIIESLAGFDEDLSANAVEQYVSRLRKRLAPCGLTVRTARGIGYYLEKIQNP; from the coding sequence GTGCGGATCCTGGTGGTGGAGGACAATGCGACGCTGGCAAGCGGTCTCGCGGCCGTGCTCAAGGGCAGTGGCTACGCGGTCGATGTCGTCGGCGACGGCGCGTCCGCTGTCGCCGTGGTGGCCACCGAACGGTTCGACCTTGTGATCCTCGACCTCAATTTGCCGGAGATGGATGGGATTGACGTGCTGCGCACGATCCGCGGCCGCCAGGATGACGTGGCGGTGCTTATCCTGTCGGCACGCCACTCGCTGACCGAAAAAGTCACCGGGCTGAACCTCGGCGCCGACGACTACATGGTCAAGCCCTTCGATGTCGACGAACTGGAAGCGCGTGTGCGCACGCTGATGCGGCGGCGCGCCGGCCTCAAGGCTGCGGTGGTTTCTTTCGGTGATGTCGTGCTCGATCTCAACACGCGCGGCTTTTCCTGGCGGGGCGCGACAATCGACATTCCGGCGCGCGAACTCGCGCTGCTCGAAACCCTGTTCATGCGCGCCGGCAAGGTGGTCGCCAAACAGGCGATCATCGAATCATTGGCCGGCTTCGACGAGGATCTGAGCGCCAATGCCGTCGAGCAATATGTCAGCCGGCTGCGCAAGCGGCTGGCGCCTTGCGGCCTGACGGTCCGGACCGCGCGTGGCATCGGCTACTATCTCGAAAAGATCCAGAACCCATGA
- a CDS encoding tripartite tricarboxylate transporter permease produces the protein MDTFGLLAQGLLTALEPMNLLYALIGVTLGTAVGVLPGIGPALTVALLLPVTYKLDPAGSLIMFAGIYYGGMYGGSTTSILLNTPGESASIVTALEGNKMARAGRGGPALATAAIGSFVAGLIATIGLAFIAPTVVQMALSFGPAEYFALMVLAFMTVSAAFGDSTLRGLTALFIGLALGLIGIDLQTGQARLVFGVPDLLDGVEVTTLAVALFAVGEALTVAAGKGGDTTIQAIKGSVWMTREDWRRSWKPWLRGTAVGFPIGAMPAGGAEIGTFLSYSMEKHLAEKPEEFGHGAIEGVAGPEAANNASAAGTLVPLLTLGLPTTATAAIMLAGFQQFGLQPGPLLFATNPQLVWGLIASLLVANLMLLVLNLPLIGVWVRLLTIPTPWLYAGILLFATLGTIGANPSTFELGMLLAFGLLGYGLRRFGYPIAPVVVGLILGPMAEQQLRRALAISQGDPSVLLGSPIAIALMLLAATAVLLPLYLRARGRGKVLTQLGATED, from the coding sequence ATGGACACCTTTGGTCTGCTGGCGCAGGGGCTGCTGACGGCTCTTGAGCCGATGAACTTGCTCTACGCGTTGATCGGCGTCACGCTCGGCACCGCCGTTGGCGTCCTTCCAGGCATAGGGCCGGCCCTGACGGTCGCGCTGCTGTTGCCGGTCACCTACAAGCTTGATCCGGCGGGCTCGCTGATCATGTTTGCCGGCATTTATTATGGCGGCATGTATGGTGGATCGACCACATCGATCCTTCTCAACACGCCGGGCGAAAGCGCCTCGATCGTCACGGCGCTCGAAGGCAACAAGATGGCGCGCGCCGGGCGCGGCGGTCCGGCACTCGCCACCGCCGCCATCGGCTCGTTCGTGGCCGGGCTGATCGCCACGATCGGCCTCGCCTTCATCGCGCCAACCGTGGTCCAGATGGCGCTGTCCTTCGGACCGGCCGAGTATTTTGCGCTCATGGTGCTGGCTTTCATGACCGTGTCGGCAGCGTTTGGTGATTCGACGCTGCGCGGCCTGACCGCGCTGTTCATTGGCCTCGCCCTCGGCCTGATCGGCATAGACCTGCAAACCGGCCAGGCGCGTCTTGTCTTCGGCGTTCCCGACCTTCTCGACGGCGTGGAGGTGACGACTCTGGCCGTCGCCCTGTTTGCCGTCGGCGAGGCGCTGACCGTCGCGGCCGGCAAGGGTGGCGACACCACCATCCAGGCCATCAAAGGCTCGGTCTGGATGACGCGCGAGGACTGGCGGCGTTCATGGAAGCCGTGGCTGCGTGGCACAGCCGTCGGCTTTCCGATCGGCGCGATGCCGGCCGGCGGTGCCGAGATCGGCACCTTCCTGTCCTATTCGATGGAAAAACATCTGGCGGAAAAGCCCGAAGAGTTCGGTCATGGCGCGATCGAAGGCGTCGCGGGGCCGGAAGCGGCCAACAATGCCTCGGCCGCCGGCACGCTTGTGCCGCTGCTGACGCTCGGCCTGCCGACGACGGCCACGGCCGCCATCATGCTGGCCGGCTTCCAGCAGTTCGGCCTACAGCCAGGCCCTTTGCTGTTCGCCACCAATCCGCAACTCGTCTGGGGATTGATCGCGAGCCTGCTGGTGGCCAATCTGATGCTTCTGGTGTTGAATCTGCCGCTGATCGGCGTCTGGGTGCGGCTGCTGACCATCCCGACGCCCTGGCTTTACGCCGGCATCCTGCTGTTTGCGACGCTCGGCACCATCGGTGCCAATCCATCGACTTTCGAACTCGGCATGCTGCTGGCGTTCGGCCTGCTCGGCTATGGGCTGCGCCGATTCGGCTACCCGATCGCCCCTGTCGTGGTCGGGCTCATCCTGGGGCCGATGGCCGAGCAGCAGTTGCGCCGCGCGCTTGCAATCAGCCAGGGCGATCCGTCGGTCCTGCTGGGATCGCCGATTGCGATTGCCTTGATGCTGCTGGCAGCCACTGCGGTTTTGCTACCGCTCTACCTGCGCGCCAGAGGCAGGGGCAAGGTGCTGACCCAACTGGGCGCCACCGAGGACTGA
- a CDS encoding ABC transporter substrate-binding protein, protein MRMAILTAVVCLSVPAWAEITVFPALDGRTEARSLVVYSSLDAPLAKPMIEGFQKANPDVAVRYEELLTTDIYDRVIAETDAGKGTADIAFSSAMDLQVKLANDGYAQESRLPLSDRWPRWANWRDTAYALTFEPAVFVYHKPSFKDAPPPATRGQFVDFLKAQGDKVHGRIATYDIERSGVGFMFMARDQEQYPDIWSVIRSMGAAGVKLYSTSSAILERIADGRFVLGYNILGSYAADWAARHPDVGIVLPKDYTVVMSRIGLVPAASRSPDLGRRYLEYFMSAEGQTVMARELQIAALNPDVSGQNTANRMQEVLGAQLRPVPVSPGLMVYLDQVKRTRLIERWNEALRSP, encoded by the coding sequence ATGCGCATGGCCATCCTCACCGCTGTTGTCTGTCTTTCGGTGCCCGCATGGGCCGAAATTACTGTATTTCCGGCGCTGGATGGTCGCACGGAAGCTCGTTCGCTGGTCGTCTATTCCTCGCTTGATGCCCCCTTGGCCAAGCCGATGATCGAGGGTTTCCAGAAGGCCAACCCCGATGTTGCCGTGCGCTATGAGGAATTGCTGACGACCGATATCTACGATCGGGTTATCGCCGAGACCGATGCCGGCAAGGGCACCGCCGACATCGCTTTCTCCTCGGCCATGGACCTTCAGGTCAAGCTGGCCAATGACGGCTACGCCCAGGAGAGCCGGCTGCCGCTGTCGGATCGCTGGCCGCGCTGGGCCAACTGGCGCGATACCGCCTATGCCTTGACCTTCGAGCCGGCTGTCTTCGTCTACCACAAGCCGAGCTTCAAGGATGCGCCGCCACCAGCCACACGCGGTCAGTTCGTCGATTTTCTCAAGGCCCAGGGTGACAAGGTCCACGGCCGTATCGCCACTTACGACATCGAGCGCTCGGGCGTCGGCTTCATGTTCATGGCGCGTGACCAGGAGCAGTATCCCGACATCTGGTCCGTGATCCGCTCGATGGGCGCGGCCGGCGTCAAGCTTTACTCGACCAGTTCCGCCATCCTGGAGCGCATTGCCGACGGACGTTTCGTGCTTGGCTACAACATCCTGGGTTCCTACGCAGCCGACTGGGCGGCGAGACATCCCGATGTCGGCATCGTCCTGCCCAAGGATTATACCGTGGTGATGTCGCGTATCGGGCTGGTTCCCGCGGCCTCACGTTCGCCGGATCTCGGGCGCCGCTATCTCGAATATTTCATGTCGGCCGAGGGCCAGACGGTGATGGCGCGCGAACTCCAGATCGCCGCCCTCAATCCCGATGTCTCGGGCCAGAACACCGCGAACAGGATGCAGGAGGTGCTCGGCGCGCAACTGCGCCCCGTGCCGGTCAGCCCGGGGCTCATGGTCTACCTCGATCAGGTCAAGCGCACACGCCTCATCGAGCGATGGAACGAAGCCCTGCGCAGCCCTTGA